From Halotia branconii CENA392, the proteins below share one genomic window:
- a CDS encoding DUF262 domain-containing protein, which translates to MSQKTIDSQNLTIEKIFEDFYIIPSYQREYIWKEKQVLELLNDVYSEFPLSTNIESDEYFLGSIVICPSTDDTDKVYQVIDGQQRLTTSYIFFCTVKNYINKLPEHQKFDAIKKLIYSEYTNAQGQDQSRYRINPQYPDSKNILEEFAKDELNIEEIEKQRNNQTESTINLISAYQTIEDFIKDKFQDKESQIKRFYAPFIKKVKLVRVETTDINHALRVFETINNRGVGLDSMDLLKNLLFKQVEKEEFLKISNFWKEIKNELDSVKEKPMDFLRYFILTQYAIERDNVQNKEV; encoded by the coding sequence ATGAGTCAAAAAACAATTGATTCTCAAAATCTGACTATAGAGAAAATTTTTGAAGATTTTTATATTATTCCTAGTTATCAAAGAGAGTATATTTGGAAAGAAAAACAAGTGTTGGAGCTTTTAAATGATGTATATAGTGAGTTTCCTCTTTCAACAAATATAGAATCTGATGAATATTTCCTAGGCAGTATTGTAATTTGTCCTAGCACTGATGATACAGACAAAGTGTATCAGGTGATTGATGGACAACAAAGATTAACAACGTCTTATATTTTCTTTTGTACTGTTAAAAACTATATAAATAAGTTGCCAGAACATCAAAAGTTTGATGCCATTAAAAAATTAATTTATTCAGAATATACAAATGCACAAGGTCAAGATCAATCACGATACAGGATTAATCCTCAATATCCAGATAGTAAAAATATCTTGGAGGAATTTGCTAAGGATGAACTCAATATAGAAGAGATAGAAAAACAAAGAAATAATCAAACTGAATCTACAATTAATTTGATATCAGCTTATCAAACAATAGAAGATTTTATCAAAGATAAATTTCAAGATAAAGAAAGCCAAATCAAGAGATTCTACGCTCCTTTTATCAAAAAAGTCAAGTTAGTTAGAGTTGAAACCACAGATATTAATCACGCCTTAAGAGTTTTTGAAACCATAAATAATAGAGGCGTTGGCTTAGATTCTATGGATTTACTTAAAAATCTTTTATTTAAACAAGTTGAAAAAGAAGAGTTTTTAAAGATTAGTAATTTTTGGAAAGAAATAAAAAATGAGTTAGATTCTGTTAAAGAAAAACCTATGGATTTTTTAAGATATTTTATTCTAACTCAATATGCTATTGAAAGGGATAATGTTCAAAATAAAGAAGTATGA
- the psaC gene encoding photosystem I iron-sulfur center protein PsaC translates to MSHTVKIYDTCIGCTQCVRACPTDVLEMVPWDGCKAAQIASSPRTEDCVGCKRCETACPTDFLSIRVYLGAETTRSMGLAY, encoded by the coding sequence ATGTCTCATACCGTAAAAATCTACGATACCTGCATTGGTTGCACCCAATGCGTCCGCGCTTGCCCTACTGACGTGCTAGAGATGGTTCCTTGGGATGGCTGTAAGGCTGCTCAAATTGCCTCCTCACCCCGCACAGAAGACTGCGTAGGATGCAAGCGTTGTGAAACTGCTTGCCCCACTGACTTTTTGAGCATCCGGGTTTACCTAGGAGCTGAAACAACTCGCAGTATGGGTCTAGCTTACTGA
- the glmS gene encoding glutamine--fructose-6-phosphate transaminase (isomerizing) yields MCGIVGYIGTQAATEILLAGLEKLEYRGYDSAGIATVWEGEVNCVRAKGKLNNLRSKLEQLENPAQIGIGHTRWATHGKPEEYNAHPHLDTAMRVAVVQNGIIENYRELREELKQKGHEFRSETDTEVIPHLIAEFLKNLPASSSSSAFLDAVSQAVNYLKGAFAIAVISADYPDELIVVRQQAPLVIGFGQGEFFCASDTPAIVAYTRAVLPLENGEIARLTPLGVEIYNFAGDRLKKQPRMLNLSPMMVEKQGFKHFMLKEIYEQPGVVRACLEAYFTNTEKSSESPINLGLPTDFYADLAQIHIVACGTSWHAALVGKYLLEQLAGISTQVHYASEYRYAPSPLTPNTLIVGVTQSGETADTLAALAMEKERRQGQEPQYQARLLGITNRPESSLGLMVPHIINTLAGIEIGVAATKTFIAQLMAFYALALDLAARRQTVPLEKLVEIITGLRQIPKEIEATLESQESLTEHLAHDFAETKDFIFLGRGINFPIALEGALKLKEISYIHAEGYPAGEMKHGPIALLDSKVPVVAIAVPGSVYEKVISNAQEAKARDSRLIGVTPVKDGEAAEIFNDLLPVSSVDELLSPILTVVPLQLLAYHIAARRGLDVDQPRNLAKSVTVE; encoded by the coding sequence ATGTGTGGAATCGTTGGGTATATAGGCACTCAAGCGGCAACAGAAATTTTACTAGCTGGTCTAGAAAAACTGGAATATAGAGGTTATGATTCTGCTGGAATCGCTACGGTTTGGGAAGGTGAGGTTAATTGTGTCCGGGCAAAGGGCAAACTGAATAACCTGCGTTCTAAACTTGAACAACTAGAAAACCCTGCTCAAATTGGTATCGGTCATACTCGCTGGGCAACTCATGGCAAGCCAGAAGAGTATAATGCTCATCCCCACTTAGATACAGCGATGCGAGTCGCAGTAGTCCAAAATGGTATTATCGAAAACTACCGCGAGTTACGTGAAGAACTCAAGCAAAAAGGACACGAGTTTCGTTCTGAAACTGACACAGAGGTAATTCCTCATCTCATAGCTGAATTTTTAAAGAATCTTCCCGCCTCATCTTCATCATCTGCCTTTTTAGACGCAGTTAGCCAAGCTGTGAATTACTTGAAGGGTGCATTTGCGATCGCAGTTATTTCTGCTGATTATCCAGATGAATTGATTGTAGTTCGTCAACAAGCACCTTTAGTAATTGGGTTTGGTCAAGGTGAGTTTTTCTGTGCATCTGACACACCAGCAATAGTTGCTTACACTCGTGCAGTGTTACCCCTAGAAAATGGCGAAATTGCCCGCCTCACACCTTTAGGAGTGGAGATTTACAATTTTGCTGGCGACAGGCTTAAAAAACAACCCCGGATGCTCAACTTGAGTCCCATGATGGTAGAAAAGCAGGGATTTAAGCACTTCATGCTCAAAGAAATTTATGAGCAACCGGGAGTAGTACGAGCTTGTTTAGAAGCTTATTTTACTAATACAGAAAAATCTAGTGAATCACCAATTAATTTAGGTTTACCTACAGACTTCTACGCAGATTTAGCACAAATTCACATTGTTGCTTGTGGTACTAGTTGGCACGCTGCGTTAGTAGGAAAATATTTACTTGAGCAATTAGCAGGAATTTCAACTCAGGTACATTATGCTTCAGAATATCGTTATGCACCATCACCCCTAACACCAAATACATTAATTGTTGGTGTGACTCAATCAGGTGAAACTGCTGATACTTTAGCAGCTTTGGCAATGGAAAAAGAACGTCGCCAAGGGCAAGAACCCCAATATCAAGCACGATTATTAGGCATTACCAATCGCCCGGAAAGCAGCCTAGGGTTAATGGTTCCCCATATTATCAATACCTTGGCAGGAATTGAAATCGGGGTAGCAGCGACAAAAACTTTTATTGCCCAACTGATGGCATTTTATGCTTTAGCTTTAGATTTAGCGGCTCGCCGTCAGACAGTTCCTTTAGAAAAATTAGTAGAGATTATTACCGGGTTGCGACAAATACCCAAAGAAATTGAAGCGACTTTAGAAAGTCAAGAAAGTCTAACTGAACATTTAGCTCATGACTTTGCCGAAACCAAAGATTTTATTTTTTTGGGAAGGGGAATTAACTTTCCCATCGCCTTAGAAGGAGCTTTGAAATTAAAAGAAATCAGCTACATTCATGCTGAAGGTTATCCCGCTGGAGAAATGAAACATGGTCCCATTGCTTTATTAGATTCTAAAGTGCCGGTAGTGGCGATCGCAGTTCCTGGTAGTGTGTATGAGAAGGTTATTTCTAACGCCCAAGAAGCCAAAGCCAGAGATTCTCGATTAATTGGTGTAACACCTGTAAAAGATGGCGAAGCCGCAGAAATATTTAATGATTTACTCCCTGTTTCATCAGTGGACGAATTACTCTCACCCATCCTCACAGTAGTACCTCTGCAACTATTGGCTTATCACATCGCCGCCCGTCGCGGTTTAGACGTTGACCAGCCTCGTAACCTGGCAAAATCGGTGACTGTGGAATAA
- a CDS encoding type I-MYXAN CRISPR-associated protein Cas6/Cmx6, giving the protein MRLVYPLAGKSLRIGKHTIRLGIPDICLLQPAEKLRSRI; this is encoded by the coding sequence GTGCGTTTGGTTTACCCATTAGCAGGTAAGTCCCTGAGAATTGGCAAGCATACAATTCGTTTAGGTATTCCCGACATATGTTTGCTTCAACCTGCGGAGAAACTGCGATCGCGCATCTAA
- a CDS encoding HNH endonuclease family protein → MFKIKKYEWLLENNTICKYEETPFEFVKDLLNAAKSYKSLVERKNPADNSENPHLANIKYLSPNLKQHLYMLLAARDMSINIFTQLCLHIENFIFVYGFPNNSMSELERLFINWGQEIRRIAKTEDREQQLSDLKIFIDSTLGERKENLRKSFEKKFSEASQLDFNSRGTNKKPTSNANKKTKYILAKISQYIQMIGYSENDEYQNLTTFTQSSIEIEHILPQDLNSEPIKTFDNQDEVETYIYKLGNLALLEQTLNSSIQNSSFDIKKRAYKQSNFLLTQCISDKPSIGNNTAINRAVEDLISFQEWNSQSIEKRQEMLKALALKIWYEEVSFRKDIPE, encoded by the coding sequence ATGTTCAAAATAAAGAAGTATGAATGGTTGCTAGAAAATAATACTATTTGTAAATATGAAGAAACCCCATTTGAGTTTGTAAAAGACTTACTGAATGCGGCTAAGTCTTATAAATCATTAGTTGAAAGAAAAAATCCTGCTGATAATTCTGAAAATCCGCATTTAGCAAATATTAAGTATTTAAGTCCTAATCTTAAACAACATTTGTATATGTTATTAGCAGCACGCGATATGTCCATTAATATATTCACTCAATTGTGCCTCCATATTGAAAATTTTATCTTTGTTTATGGGTTTCCTAATAATTCCATGAGTGAATTAGAAAGATTATTTATTAATTGGGGGCAAGAAATTCGTAGAATAGCAAAAACTGAAGACAGAGAACAACAATTATCTGATTTAAAAATTTTCATAGATAGTACTCTTGGGGAGCGTAAAGAAAATCTCAGGAAATCGTTTGAGAAAAAGTTTAGTGAAGCCAGTCAATTAGATTTTAATTCAAGGGGTACAAATAAAAAACCAACATCAAATGCTAATAAAAAAACAAAGTATATATTAGCAAAAATTTCTCAGTATATACAAATGATAGGTTATAGCGAGAATGATGAATATCAAAATTTAACAACTTTTACTCAGAGTTCAATAGAAATTGAGCATATTTTACCTCAAGATTTAAATTCTGAACCGATTAAGACTTTTGATAACCAGGATGAAGTGGAAACGTATATATATAAATTAGGTAACTTAGCTTTACTAGAACAAACACTCAACTCTTCAATTCAAAATAGTTCATTTGATATCAAAAAAAGAGCTTATAAACAATCAAATTTCCTTCTGACACAATGTATTTCTGATAAGCCTAGCATTGGAAATAATACTGCAATTAATCGGGCTGTTGAAGATTTAATAAGTTTTCAAGAATGGAATTCACAATCAATTGAGAAAAGACAAGAGATGCTAAAGGCATTAGCTTTGAAAATATGGTACGAGGAAGTATCTTTTAGAAAAGATATACCTGAATAA
- a CDS encoding type II toxin-antitoxin system VapC family toxin, protein MTVVLDASALLAYLQDEPGSEAVEAVLAESVMSSVNWAEVVQKSVAAGVVVDGMREDLEALGLTIAPFSLEDADMVGRLWLQTRQAGLSLGDRACLSLGMRLNVPVLTCDRLWATLGLALDVQVIR, encoded by the coding sequence ATGACGGTTGTGTTGGATGCCTCGGCATTGCTTGCCTATTTGCAAGATGAGCCTGGAAGTGAGGCGGTTGAAGCAGTACTGGCTGAATCGGTGATGTCGAGTGTGAATTGGGCGGAAGTAGTGCAGAAGTCTGTGGCTGCTGGTGTCGTAGTCGATGGGATGCGGGAAGATTTGGAAGCGTTGGGGCTGACGATCGCTCCTTTTTCTCTTGAAGATGCTGATATGGTAGGGCGACTCTGGTTGCAAACTCGACAGGCTGGGCTGTCGTTGGGAGATCGTGCTTGTTTGAGTTTGGGGATGCGGTTGAATGTCCCAGTTTTGACCTGCGATCGCCTCTGGGCAACTTTGGGTTTGGCGTTGGACGTGCAAGTGATTCGTTGA
- a CDS encoding Uma2 family endonuclease — translation MTVTTYKWTIERYHRAIEAGIFDDQPIELLHGDLIVMPPEREPHAYYNTEAADYLRTLLGERAKIRDAKPITLPNDSEPAPDVAIVKPLGEVYLEHHPYPEDIFWIIEFSQSTLNKDLGDKKDIYAEAGIAEYWVVNLNNSQLLVFRDLKNGQYTTELTLTTGTIVPLAFADVSIQVNRLVGFPKR, via the coding sequence ATGACAGTAACTACCTACAAATGGACAATTGAACGCTATCACCGAGCGATAGAAGCAGGAATCTTTGATGACCAACCCATTGAACTATTGCACGGCGACCTCATAGTTATGCCACCAGAACGAGAACCCCATGCCTATTACAATACCGAAGCCGCTGATTATCTCCGCACACTATTAGGTGAACGCGCAAAAATCCGCGATGCCAAACCCATCACCCTACCCAACGACTCAGAACCAGCCCCAGATGTAGCGATTGTCAAACCATTAGGCGAGGTTTACTTAGAACACCACCCCTACCCTGAAGATATATTCTGGATTATCGAGTTTTCTCAGTCCACCCTGAATAAAGACTTGGGTGATAAAAAAGACATTTATGCAGAAGCAGGGATTGCTGAATATTGGGTTGTTAATCTCAACAATTCTCAGTTGCTAGTATTTCGAGACTTAAAAAATGGGCAATACACAACTGAACTGACACTAACTACAGGTACTATTGTCCCCCTAGCCTTTGCTGATGTATCAATCCAAGTGAATCGCCTTGTAGGTTTCCCAAAAAGATAA
- a CDS encoding WD40 repeat domain-containing protein produces the protein MQMNWISLLKAQQADFIQRVKKPKTNDLFLLKSQVKGCHSEIMAFRGEPLAEMLEFSRQQAEIIAKNPPPIPPEYPEPPDWVIPFPKHFQQQAEDYIVREQIVERVMVERLGKLVKKLPQDTLQNMVLDDEGNLRGESKFSYLLADNPQVSINVYVADGESFNGIKKDKIRWSVTQEDLKNHQVLIFLCLLYPFTGKLGYEKHVVVTGFLPTNQIESNEAKLYVSPSNLLYVGGLSWYLESLSNKKIAEKDALLLVDAQAIAETIQTIPSEHPQKDLIGDWECWQTLKGHTQGINCLAYSSRISTAKSSRSKNAKTSPILASGSLGETKLWDLSKGELIKTLSEYPWVVSGLIDQVNSLAFSADGQTLVSGGADSTIKIWHTGALDLIDIMHKHNGMVRCVAFTPDGRMVATGGDDRRILFWDLMRRQVAIALSLDDTAAHSLVLSRDGQTLVTGSYRKIKVWQTLLPTKTKTFKDVEPQHTLMGHAHIVGCLAMSADAKLLVSGSWDQTIKIWDLETGELICTLKGHTDKVHAIALSPDEQIIASGSADKTIKLWHVQTGELLATFTGHSNTVTALAFTDSGEILVSGSLDKTIKIWQRS, from the coding sequence ATGCAGATGAATTGGATTAGCTTATTAAAGGCACAACAGGCTGACTTCATTCAACGTGTGAAAAAACCTAAAACCAATGACCTATTTTTGCTAAAAAGTCAAGTTAAAGGTTGCCATAGTGAGATTATGGCATTTCGGGGTGAACCATTAGCAGAAATGTTGGAATTTTCGCGCCAACAAGCTGAAATTATCGCCAAAAATCCACCTCCCATTCCGCCTGAATATCCTGAACCTCCCGACTGGGTAATCCCATTTCCTAAACATTTCCAACAGCAAGCAGAAGATTACATCGTCCGAGAGCAAATTGTTGAACGAGTCATGGTCGAACGTTTGGGCAAGCTGGTAAAGAAACTGCCCCAAGACACTTTGCAAAATATGGTTTTAGATGACGAGGGTAATTTACGTGGTGAAAGTAAATTTAGTTATTTGCTAGCAGATAATCCTCAAGTAAGTATTAACGTTTACGTTGCCGATGGAGAAAGTTTTAACGGGATTAAGAAAGATAAAATTAGGTGGTCAGTTACTCAAGAAGACTTAAAAAATCACCAAGTATTAATTTTTCTGTGTTTACTTTATCCATTTACAGGTAAATTAGGTTACGAAAAACACGTAGTTGTTACTGGTTTTTTACCTACTAATCAAATTGAATCCAATGAAGCAAAACTCTATGTCAGTCCCAGTAACTTATTGTATGTAGGGGGATTGAGTTGGTATTTAGAATCACTAAGCAATAAAAAAATTGCCGAAAAGGATGCATTATTATTAGTTGATGCACAAGCGATCGCAGAGACAATTCAGACTATACCATCAGAGCATCCCCAAAAAGATCTAATTGGCGACTGGGAATGCTGGCAGACATTAAAAGGGCATACTCAAGGCATTAATTGTCTTGCCTACTCTTCTAGAATCTCTACGGCCAAGAGTTCTCGGTCTAAAAATGCTAAAACATCGCCTATATTAGCAAGCGGCAGTTTGGGAGAAACAAAACTCTGGGATTTAAGCAAAGGTGAATTAATAAAGACATTATCAGAATACCCTTGGGTAGTATCTGGGCTAATAGATCAAGTTAATTCCCTAGCCTTTAGTGCAGACGGACAAACTTTAGTGAGTGGCGGTGCAGACTCCACAATTAAGATTTGGCATACAGGCGCACTAGACTTGATTGATATTATGCACAAGCATAATGGCATGGTGCGTTGCGTAGCATTCACCCCCGATGGCAGGATGGTAGCAACTGGTGGAGATGATAGAAGAATCTTATTTTGGGATTTAATGCGTCGTCAAGTAGCGATCGCCCTATCTTTAGACGATACAGCTGCTCATTCCCTAGTTTTAAGCAGAGATGGACAAACTCTGGTTACAGGTAGCTACCGCAAAATCAAAGTTTGGCAGACTTTACTCCCCACAAAAACCAAAACTTTCAAAGATGTAGAACCACAGCATACCCTGATGGGTCATGCTCACATCGTTGGTTGTTTGGCGATGAGTGCCGATGCTAAATTACTCGTCAGTGGTAGCTGGGATCAGACAATTAAAATTTGGGACTTAGAAACTGGAGAATTAATTTGTACACTCAAAGGGCATACAGATAAAGTACATGCGATCGCCCTGAGTCCTGACGAGCAAATTATCGCTAGTGGTAGTGCAGATAAAACCATCAAATTGTGGCATGTACAAACAGGAGAACTGCTGGCTACCTTTACAGGTCATAGCAACACAGTTACAGCATTAGCCTTTACCGACTCCGGCGAAATCTTAGTTAGTGGCAGTTTGGATAAGACAATTAAAATCTGGCAACGGAGTTAA
- a CDS encoding AbrB/MazE/SpoVT family DNA-binding domain-containing protein, whose protein sequence is MAEFPTHVEVRLGEQGRLVIPAALRKSLGFEPGDTLIARLEDGRLVLEKLETVQRRLKARFSHVIKNTSLADELIAQRQEEAQREVSE, encoded by the coding sequence ATGGCTGAATTTCCTACCCATGTTGAGGTTCGACTGGGTGAGCAAGGGCGATTAGTGATTCCTGCGGCTTTGCGAAAATCCCTTGGCTTTGAACCAGGTGATACATTGATTGCTCGGCTTGAAGATGGACGATTAGTGTTGGAAAAGCTGGAAACTGTCCAACGCCGACTTAAGGCTCGGTTTTCCCATGTGATAAAAAACACTAGCCTTGCGGATGAATTGATCGCCCAACGACAGGAAGAAGCGCAACGGGAAGTAAGTGAATGA